One Arachis hypogaea cultivar Tifrunner chromosome 2, arahy.Tifrunner.gnm2.J5K5, whole genome shotgun sequence genomic window, catatatataattttcatgtAAAGTTGATTTCATATAAATAACTAGTCATATATTATTTTATcagcaaaaaataattaatttttaagtttatttttataaaaattatttaaatatatgaatttaattaaataattatataaaactttttacattatatatatatatatatatatatatatatatatatatatatatatatgcattttttTTCTCTAACAATTATGATTCAAAAATAGTCGTGTTAGAgaatacaatgtgtacaatagactaTTAAGTTACATCTCACTTATTTTGGATTCACCAATGATTGAATTATTGACTTTTTGAATCTATAGTtctaataccatatcatgatATCATTCATCCCAAAAACTCTAACTAATggaaaaaaataacactaatgattatatatcTAATAATTCCTAAacttctattgtacacattgtacaaatattccattgactcCTCGTACTTTTTCTTCGaaaatgttagaatataattaggatcaattaagatcaattagtattatttagtatatctgaatatttattatagaatattatatctttattattacaattctcttagtacctataaatacccttttatattgtatcattataaataatttgaataaaCAACTTAGATATACTTAATAATACACAAATCTTTTCTTCAATTTAATCTCTTATTTCTAACAGAAAATAAGTAATCCGTACTCACAAAAAGGGAAGATAATGAGGAGGAGGACAAGTTGTGACATGCTTAGCATTAGTGGCCAaccataattaaattttttttagtgcaTTGGTTATATTTTGATGTAACACAAACATCATAAGAAACACAAGGATACTAGCAAATAGTCAATGTGGCATGGGATTTGTTCCGTTCATAAGGATCTGTGATGAAAAAATTTTATACTAacctctttttgtttttattttttttttaagtaaaacaaCCTTTTAGTATTTGTACttttttgtaaaagaaaaaaaatcaaaatatcaaaattttaataaaaattggaaataataattataaaaaaataatttttaagttctttagatatatataaaataagaatttaattttaatgcactaaaatctgataatgtaaaatatattttacacagatgtttaattatatttgttatttaaatgatCATTTAtgcagttaataaaaaaattattatttttgttaattaaattatataattaagtcCATGTATAAaactatttaattaaattatataaaacaaTTCGAATTATGACATCTCTTTTTTGAAAATTCGAAACAAATACACCATAATTGATAATACCATGATggttaaaaagagaaattaatttaaatattgcaATATCATCTTATTAaatactattttatatatatatatatatatatatatatatatatatatatatatatatatatataagacttTTGAGATAATAGATACGTAAATATCAatcatttttactaatattttttttttgtgacttaaaagaaaataaacaaaaactaagagagagaaaaaaagaaaaaaaacatgaaactgcttaagaaaggcaGTCCCACTGAAtactattttcaaattttttccaaggcaatggaagctccacttggggagaaatGGTCTCCGTTGCAGTATTTGTCATAatgtctgctactgtatttgcatctcttaagatcaactgaagatctgtatttgcatctcttaagatcaaccgaagatcagcacgtcatttccaagacatgatatctcaaatttttaacaccaaagaatcaataaacccagagcaatcttgtaaattattgacaataataAAAGCCTCCACACAATCTGTCTCACATATAATATCTCTTTGTCCCGAATCCCATactaaaagaaagcctctccaaatatTTATCAATAAACAAGCAACCTGTTTtactattttatcaaaattaaataataaaaatcatggtAATTGGCGAATAAGAAGGAACAAAATttaagtttttctttcttttttttaatcactgaaaaataaaaaaaaaaacaatttttttcctaaaaaatagTCAAGCACGTGGGCTTTTAATGGGCCTACTTGATCCTTCCAACACGGTCTTGTTGGGTATAATCTTTCAGTGTCATAGTGGGCCCACCTTGGACCATTTCGGTAATAATCCACTGCTAGCTCCACAACCACCCTGGGCATGATGAGTCACCGAGTCATTGACTCAACTCAACGAGTTGACTCACTCCCAAAACCCAACCATCACTCATTTATGAACTTAAAGAAAATTgagattttactaaaaataaaaaatataaattaaatacatcAAATATAAAATCGTAACAagatttaaatcataaaattgttTCACCtgttacaaattttataaaatatattaattcattTAAAATTGTAACTTcgaaatattttaaattgtttaaaactCAAAAGTGCATGATGTTTTAACGCTTCTCAAATCTCAGTGGCAAAGCTATATGGAGGAGAATAATCTAGAgggtaattaactaattattggcTAAAAATTCATTTACAAAAGTACTCtacattatttaattataaaacataGAATAATGATCATTCATACTACTTTATATGTAGAACATATTTCAATAAATGTCTAAGATGTCTCAATCTTAAATAATAattgagagaaaagaaaattaaaattaaaatatacgcTCAATTAAAGCTCAAAAAACTTGacaaatgttttaaaaaatatgcaaGTAAAAATTTAAGCTCTAACAATTAAACAACTTATATATATGCTATTCAAATCATCTATAGTTTAAAAAAAACGAACTTAATTATAACAATATGCCATGAATAAgatcttttagaaaaaaatacacacacatactttaataataataataataataataataataataataataataataataataatggatatTATATATTTTGCTAACTACCATAAAAGGACAAAATAGGCATATTGTGTAATATTGGTAACATTTTGGGGGCATTATTCACAACCATTACGTTTAAATAGATGCTCCATAGAAGCCTCCTCCCACTACTTTTTCATTCATATATTTCTCAAAACTTGTTCTAACTCTTATAATAAGCTCCATATATATTACTATATACTAAGATTTTATTAGCTAAGTTCACCGAAGATTTATAAAGCTATGGGAAATTGCTTAGTTCTTCATCATCATGAGAACAATATGGTAAGAGTAATGAAGAGTGATGGGAAAATTCTAGAGTTCAAAGCTCCCATTAAGGTGCACCAAGTTCTAGCACAATTTTCAGGCTATCATGCAATATCAAATTCACTACAATCCATTCATCATCTTCACCCTAATACCAAACTTCTCAAAGGTCAGATATTCTACCTTGTGCCTATGTCGCCGTCGCTGTCGCCGTCGCCGAAGTCTagtagcaagaagaagaagaaggtgagaTTTGCTGAACAAGAAGTAGTAGTGGAAGGAAAAGGTGCAAAGGAAAATATTAAtactaatgatgatgataataataataataataatggagtgGTTAGGATCAAAATTGTTATAAGTAAGCAACAACTTCATGATATGATGATGCAAAAGGGAGAGATTATTTCGGTTGATGAATTATTATCTTTGGTGGATCATGGTGAAAATAGTAATGGTGAAGAatgtgatgatgataataataataatgatggttCTATAGGGTGGAAACCATGCTTAGAAAGTATACCCGAATTATGTTAATAATTTGGGAAGTTAGATCTTAttataagaatatatataattcTTATACTTTGTAGTTAGACATTATTCACTAGGTAATATTTTATTGGgttacttcaaattttttttttttgagaaaatacCCATGTAATTTTTATTATCATAAGTGTATGTCTAAATATAAAGTATTAAATTTGCATGAATACAAAGGAAATTTCTATATATGTTATGTAGGTCTTTAATAaggtttctttccttttcttagttttcttatgtttgaattttaataaaatataaataattatatttaccaATGCATCAAAAAAGATAATTTTGTTTGTCAAGTTCTGTTAATTGTGTTTGACATTCTGTAAAAGTTGGTGGAAATTAATTTAATTCTAAGatttaaataatacaaataaaattgAATCAATTTCACTTCCAGTTATTCCAAATGCAATACAATTTTCTTAGAAATAAGAAGAGTAGAGTAGTTTAGTCCAATTTTAGAATTAATTTCTCCTTATATATAATAAGAGAATTAATCAAATCCTAgataaaattttgtaacaaaatcattgaaactttttttcttttatccaaATTCATAAGTTTAAAtgtgaaaatttatttaatctaacaaaaaatttgaagtgaaaactCTAGATTGCAagaatttattcaatgtaaaatcTTATTTAGAAATAGTAAAACTATAAAAAGTTAATTAACATTGCTTGAACTATAAGTTGCTCTAGATTCATCAAACCCTTGGAAATTTTCAGCATGATAAGCATGTTTGAGGGGGAAAAAATGATTGTCATGGtgtttattattgcttttcaCCTCACTAATAATGGTAGTGGTACCAATACAATTTTTACAATGATTATATTACCAGcatttgataaataatttgatTAGCCAAGTCAAAAAGCGTTCATAGTCCACAAGAGAGTATTCCACTTCTATCATTTACATTATTATCACCACTAACTACTGCCATAAGATAATTATTAGAAAATtgaaattttctttaaaaaaaaaaaactaaaacaaatctcctaaaatcacaccaaacaagaactaacctttttctttttgaatttataatttatattaataagaaAACACTTAATTTCACTAGAATTATATCATCAGTTTACCATTTAAATACAATAATGTCATTACACTCTATCATATATGTGTAAATCTCATTCAACACATCATCAAAACGCAAATAAATAACTATTGTGGGAAATTATGAtcatataatgaaaaaaaagttaaaaaaacatCACCAAATAGAAGGTTACAAACACGAGAGAAACAATTTCAAGAAGTCCAAGTTCACCAGACCCTAAACTTAAAACAAGTCTCAAATCATAATGTAATTACTATGGAGGCTTGTTGCTGGGTATGCCAAGCTACAACATCTTTATAAACCATGTTTCCCCCAAAAATGTCCAATGCACTTCCCACGGTGACATCCACGCGCTCCATCCCCGCCATCTTTAACCTCTCTAAATAGTCCATTACAGTCACACCCCCAGCATATGTAACAGGAATCTGATTATGGAAATCAGATTTTAGAATTAAGACACAAAATTGTTAAATGTTTGTTAGAATTTAAGAGAAAAAGGCGCACGCACACGCTAGCACACACAAATCCTATATTTATGGTTATAATTCAGACGACTGAACAACCTTAATGCAAGCTAAGACTTCAATATGCAAGGATAAAGTCAAGGCAGCTTAAGAAAGTTACCAACCAGTTTGAACAGGTTTTGCCTTTTGATGTGATACATATTTTAAACCCTCCAAATATTTTTAGATTTCAGTCCTTGATGCTGCAAGTTCAACAAATTCAAACGGCGACAAGATGGTAGGACCTCATTTGAACAGCAAGCTTTGAGTGGGAACTATCACAGTCAAAAATATCAAAGAtgacattccatatattccaaaCTAACAATCAAATCACCAGGAAGAACCTTCATAAACTCATGCATTGGCAAACTTATTCACAGCAGCCGAATATGTGTGTTATTGTGTATTGGGCAAACAGAATTACAGTACAAAATGGtcaagcacaaaagcattcacatTTCACAGCCAACCaatcaatataaataataaagCCGCTTTAGGGAACATAAGAAAATGATGACAAAAACATAGGCAAGGATTATTACCTTTTCGAAATTCAAATGTGCCTATTTGACCTCCTGGGCATTCTCTTCTTCCCACTGGATGCCAGGGAAAATAAAGACAGCATACAAATCATCTCTTATTCCCCAACTCGAGACCTCCATTCTGTACATGTGCATGCTAAGGACCTTCCAATCTAAGAACTCACACTCCGTTGGGGGCCTCACAGACCTACGGAGGACCCGGGAGGGATGGTTGACAAACTTCTTTGGAACAACCTGAAGAACCAACACAAAGAGGACCTGgtcctctttttcttcctttGCAGAGCCAGGTACCATAACAATAAACTTGCCTTTGCCATCAAGATCAACAAGCACAGGCGTTTTCTCATAATACAAGGACGGCATTCTATCTAAGCAGCCTTCAAGCCTTTGGAAGAAAAGGACACCCAATTCATCCACCTGGAATGCATATATCACTTTTTTCCCTCCAATGCGTTCGCATGAAAGTGCCAGGTATTTGCCAGGATCAACCAAATCTGTAACAATATACCAATAACAGAATGATGAAGGGTGAAGAGTGAAAATTGCATATTTTACAATAAGACAAAGAAAATCATGTGCAATGCACACTTGGAGAGTAATTATGAATACCTGGAATATGCACCCTTGGAAAAAAGAACCGACGCTGGTCATCGGATGCCAGTGGGACACAAAAAGAACGCGTAAAACTATTGTCACCCTCACTCGTTGTCCAATGTAGGTTATGGGTGTCATAAGAGAAGACGACAACTCTTCCATCTTCGAAACAGAGTCGGATGTATAGCTTACCATAGAAGTCGAACCATGAACTGTGATCAATTCTGGAATGGTAGCCAGGAAGATCAGGAGCATCAGGCAAGTGTTCCCAAACCTTGGTCCCAGAGCGTAGAACCCAAAAATTCTGAGCATCATTGTCGGGTAGGAAACCACCGCGACCACACatcaacataaaataataatcacTTTCGATTTTGTGAAGAGTAGAGAACCCGGAAACAGATAACTCTGGAGCATCATCGATTGATTTCGACTCCTCTAACTCCTTCTTGTCAAGGTCTAGTTCGTAGACTTTATTGCAAGGAGTATAGTAAGCACCATCAAAATAATAACCATAGCTGGACATATATTTGAGACCTCCAACGAGATGAATCTTGGAATCCAACTCTAAAGCGAACGTGCGGCCAAGTGGAAGATCCATGCTGAAATCGAAGGGTAACGGAGGTAGATTTTCCCAATCCACAGCCTCCTTCTCGGGTGTTATCAGTTTCATGAGGTCGATGCCGCATATCTTTGTACGCATTAGCACCATAAGGTATCGTTGATTCTTCTCCGGCACCATCCCTTCCATCTCAGCGAGAAAAGGGGACAAACCCTAGCAATGAGTAAATTGTTGAAGCAGCTAATACTGGAACGGAACGGAAAGCAATCCAGGTGGATCGATGACTACGTAGTGGCATGAAGTAGCGGGTTTAATATGATTTCGGATCCATCCCTAAAAAGTCAACAAGTCTATTTTTGGTAGAACCAAAATAATTCGAAATAAATTGGACTAAATCGGATCGATTTGATATAAAACTTGTATAtacatatttataaattttatatattaaaataataaaattttgtttttaaaaattgaatttaataaaaattatattatatttatactaaaataaattattttaatacaaaaataataacatataatataaaaaatattaattaaaatataaaagtataatatCACATTAAtactttttactttaaaatatatatttttattatttaaaataattttggacCGAACCGAATAATTTAAAACATAACCCAAATTTGAGCTGAAAGTAACATCTGGTAAAAATAACAAGTTCAAACCTCATCAAAATATGTCTTGGGTCTCGCTCAGATTCCGAGTCAGACTGGGTCTTTAACACTCTTAGGATAAAGTATATCACAGAAAATAATTAGTTCTGCCAACTTAGTTACAAGGGAAGATAATGTTGGGTATATTAATATCAGAAGAtgacaaaattttatattagtgTAGTGGTTTTAAGGTACCATTAGAtttttttagagagatatttatCCTCACACTTAGTTGTTATAGGGTTGATAACAATACTCTAGAAACCTAAGAACTTTTTAATtagcaataataaaaaattttcaactctcttgaacaaagaaaattTCTTAATAGTTAACTATAATATACACTTAGTACTTCATTTTCTGAAATAGTGGACAatgacttatttatacatattacaCGTAGTaattatgattagttacgtatacaaatagttgtgtcttttctattgccaatagatacaatgttttgaacatacacaattcttaaagagttgtgtcccTTTAGCCAATAGACACAATGTCTTGAACATACACAATTCTTAAAAGATTGTATCCCTTCAACCAAATGATACTAAACAGTTAGTGaccgtttattaatattaattaatcaaatttgtaaatacctTTCAAATAAATTGGAGAGTGTAGTCTTTTGCAGTTAGAAATATTTGAGTATTATTCTTAGGAGTGGGTTCTCGACTCGAATAAGGACATTTACAATTTCCTGTATTATTGATTATATTTCCagatttcatcttcttcctcaTACATCCTTGAGCTAACATTTGGTGCATTCGTTGAGAGGGATGACCATATCCAATAAACTTAATCGACAAGCTGAGATTGCTGTGTTGCAACGTGAACACATTGACGTTTACGAGTCAATTCAACGTGACTAACACGCGCATGGATGTATTCGAGAATTCCCTACGTGAAATCCAAGGAAAACTGAAAGAGACTCTAAAATTAACGAAGGTTGAACACAAGCTCTGAATTATTTCATCAGTTTACCATTTAAGCTCTGAATTATTTCGCTCTATCATATATGTATAGTATAAATCTAATTCAACAACCTCGTACAAAGTCCTTTCAGGTCGTCTTCTATCTAGTCTTCCTTTGATAATATACTACTACTATAGAGTAAATGAACTTCTACATGCATTGTTTTACATGTACATCATCAAAATGCAAATAACTATAGTGGCAAATTATGATCATACAAGGGAATCTAAGTAACTAATGTCTAATGAGGCAAATGCTACAATCATGAGGGAAAGAAACACTGAAAAAAACATCAAATGGAAGGTTACAAACACGAGAGAAACAAATTCAAAAGTTCAAAGTTCACCAGACCCTACTTAAAACAAGTCTCAAATCATTATGTAATTAAACTATGGAGGCTTGTTGCTGGGTATGCCAAGCTACAACATCTTTATAAGCCATGTTTCCCCCAAAAATGTCCAATGCACTTCCCACGGTGACGTCCACGCGCTCCATCCCCGCCGTCTTTATCCTCTCTAAATCGTCCATTACAGTCACACCCCCAGCATATGTAACAGGAATCTGGCATAATCAAAATGCATCAGCACTATGGACACTTAAATGAAGTTTAAACCGATTTAAGAATTAAGACATAAAATTGTATACATTTGTCAGAATTTAAGATAAAAACGCGCACGCATACGCTAGCACGTACAATTCCTCTACTTATGGCTATAATTCAGACAACTGAAAAACCTTAATGCAAGCTAATTAGCTAAGACTTTAATAGGCAAAGATAAAGTCAAGGCAGCTTAAGAAAGTTACGAACCGGTGAATGCTTGCCAAGCAAAGCCACTAGCTCTTCATCAATTCCCAGCCTGCAATCAGAATCATATATTATCAGCTGTATTTCAATGTGTGACACGGAGATCTGTTTATCTCATTTGCATATAAAAATGCTGGCCCTTTAAGTTGGAGTTTACAATATTGAATAACTTACTTTTTCCCTTCAACATCAACACCATGAACTAGAAATTCATCAGCAAAGTTGGCAAGAAATTGCATTACTTCAGCATCAAGTGACACATCACTGAACTTCTGCCACCTATCAGTGACAATTGCATATTTACCTTCCTGAACAAAGAAAACgtagaagaaaattaaaaaaaaaaaaaaaaaaagaatccagCTACTTGAACATTTGAAACTTGAAGCGAACTACTTGAAGAACTTAATGTATTCCTCTTCAAGAACAATTTTCGTTGAAATAGAAAGATAACCATTTGTACCTTTTTTCTGCAACTGAGATCCAACACAAGTCTCTCTTTTCCAACAATTCTAACAAGATCTTTTAGTCTTTTGAGATCCATTTGACCATTGTTGAACACATACTATAAAGAGAGAAATCAATTAAACACAACATGGCTAAATtatttctattgaaaaataaCACATAAGTGGCATTCTTGAATAACATAATTGGTTGAGAGAGTTAATACAAATGCTTTCTCAATGGATGAAAGTTAATGGCAATTAAAAGGTGGAAAAACTCAAAGAAGAACTTACGGATGTGACAATGACGTGGCTTGCTCCTTCCTCGATGTAACTCAAACAATTGTCCGAATTTATTCCCCCTCCAACTTGCAAACCGCCTAAATTTTACCAGCCCTCCACATTTAAGTTCAGCAGAGGAAAAATCTGTGTAAGTTTTAAACATATCATCAACCATAAAGGACAAAGAAAATGCTAACATAACTTGTATATTGCTAagactcatgtttcaactttcaacaacATCATTCTCAATAACAATTAAGAACACAACATTTTAGTAACTATGTTCCTTTAGAAAACACAAATGCCACTAATCAGTGGCAGCATTTAGAAAAGCATACCAGGATAAGCATGCAATGCTTCAAGTGCAGCAGCTTTGCTCAAAGGATCTGCACCGAGCATGATCGCATGGCCACCGGTAAGCCCATCTTGTTTGTAAAGAATAGCATACTCAGCTGCTGACTTATCAGATTCGAAATTTGTCACCGGATTTGACCCATCTCCCTTCAAATCCTGAAGGGTTGAACCAACAATTTGTTTCACTTTCCCCTGCCATAAGCATAAAAGATCACATCAATTGAACCCTTAGAATGCATCATCACATTTGGAAAACAAATTATACAAAAAGAAACTACTGAACATTATGATTGACACAAATTGTCGATCACTATAACCAAAAGTCATAGCAACCTTCATTCAAATTTCATTACAGTGATAAAAGGGTTCACCTCATTCAATCCCAGCATACACAGTATTCTCCAGAATCACAATCACATAatttttttccttctaaaatttagaagaaaaaaaaaaagctccTTGATCATTTCACAAGTTACCAAATACGGATAATGCCACAAATTTTCAATCAATACAACACAACAAACACAaacacaagaacaaaaacaacCTTCACTGAAAATTTCAATAACGTAAAATAACaaccttttcttaaaaaaaaatataatttttaacaaaacaaaaagggaaaaaacatGAGAAAGTAAAAGGGGTGGCGTACCTTGTGTATGTCGATGCAGGGTCGGAATCGAACGGCACATTGAATAGAATTTGAAAATGTTGAAGTAGCGGAGCGTGAGGGTTGAAGAAAacggaggtgattggtggagctGAAAAAGAAGAGTGATGAGTTTCTGTTAATGGAGAGTGGATGGAAGGAACGAGTTAGAGTTGCAGGAAGATTCCGCATTCTCAACGATGATTGCGGCGGAGAAGGAACCAAAAGGAAACGCTGTTTCAGAAACTCAAATAGcaaacccaattttatttatttatttttttattttttaatctcttTGATGAAactttagtatttaattttgtcTTCCAAAAcaaaatttctatatttttattcatattttttgttttattttttaaatttacctttattataaaaaaaattttctctgtataattttataaaattcttgtaTTTATGTTATctagaaataaaaataacatatttatgttatttctttttttggtttaccatcttatttttgttatttctgAGTATTTTTATTATGTCACATGCTTAACAGAAAACAAGATTTTTTTTGGGCTTGAAaacaatatatttatttttgtctaaATAAAATATTTCCTTTGTTTGGGCCGATGTAGTTTATGCCATTTAAATTTTGGGTTAAGAAAGAAAGATGGCCTAATTGTGATTTGATATTTACATCTTAATCACACGTTATTTTGTGATTATTAAAAGTGTCTTtagtttatgtatatatttttattttttattttcacttcttattatttttattttttattaaattctaaaaataaaacactaaaaataaaataataaaaatttaaacactTTCATAAATTCCAACTTATTTTAAAGTAGTCAAATTTTGGttgtatttttaatttagtaaaaaattaaaataatttaatgtatttgactaaattatcaattaataatttttaaatatcaaattaatgttaaaataattacACGTAAATTTCCAGTAAATTTATTACTCTAAAGTTAAAACCATATATCTTTTTAGTGAGATAGGTAAGGAAGAAGCATAATTATCAAACTCGGATCAAACTGGTCGATTCAATCAAAGAACCGGTTTGATTCGATCTTGAAAAGTCTGTGTAAAACTATAGCCCCTTACCACTAGGTCAGATACACTCTTATTCTTTAATAGgttaataaaagaatatataataTCTAAATTGACATGAGTAATGCTCCAAACTTGCAACCTTACATTAGTTCatattttattagaataattttaacCTCACATATTTATTCATGTAATTCAACTTATATatgtttatttgtcttttaaaattttgattatttcctattttttatcaacaaattatttttacttttaattttatct contains:
- the LOC112758615 gene encoding uncharacterized protein, with protein sequence MEGMVPEKNQRYLMVLMRTKICGIDLMKLITPEKEAVDWENLPPLPFDFSMDLPLGRTFALELDSKIHLVGGLKYMSSYGYYFDGAYYTPCNKVYELDLDKKELEESKSIDDAPELSVSGFSTLHKIESDYYFMLMCGRGGFLPDNDAQNFWVLRSGTKVWEHLPDAPDLPGYHSRIDHSSWFDFYGKLYIRLCFEDGRVVVFSYDTHNLHWTTSEGDNSFTRSFCVPLASDDQRRFFFPRVHIPDLVDPGKYLALSCERIGGKKVIYAFQVDELGVLFFQRLEGCLDRMPSLYYEKTPVLVDLDGKGKFIVMVPGSAKEEKEDQVLFVLVLQVVPKKFVNHPSRVLRRSVRPPTECEFLDWKVLSMHMYRMEVSSWGIRDDLYAVFIFPGIQWEEENAQEVK
- the LOC112758636 gene encoding 1-(5-phosphoribosyl)-5-[(5-phosphoribosylamino)methylideneamino] imidazole-4-carboxamide isomerase, chloroplastic-like; the protein is MRNLPATLTRSFHPLSINRNSSLFFFSSTNHLRFLQPSRSATSTFSNSIQCAVRFRPCIDIHKGKVKQIVGSTLQDLKGDGSNPVTNFESDKSAAEYAILYKQDGLTGGHAIMLGADPLSKAAALEALHAYPGGLQVGGGINSDNCLSYIEEGASHVIVTSYVFNNGQMDLKRLKDLVRIVGKERLVLDLSCRKKEGKYAIVTDRWQKFSDVSLDAEVMQFLANFADEFLVHGVDVEGKKLGIDEELVALLGKHSPIPVTYAGGVTVMDDLERIKTAGMERVDVTVGSALDIFGGNMAYKDVVAWHTQQQASIV
- the LOC112758606 gene encoding uncharacterized protein, which encodes MGNCLVLHHHENNMVRVMKSDGKILEFKAPIKVHQVLAQFSGYHAISNSLQSIHHLHPNTKLLKGQIFYLVPMSPSLSPSPKSSSKKKKKVRFAEQEVVVEGKGAKENINTNDDDNNNNNNGVVRIKIVISKQQLHDMMMQKGEIISVDELLSLVDHGENSNGEECDDDNNNNDGSIGWKPCLESIPELC